From Rhinatrema bivittatum chromosome 5, aRhiBiv1.1, whole genome shotgun sequence, the proteins below share one genomic window:
- the LOC115091458 gene encoding olfactory receptor 51G2-like: MDSFNNTNHSPVTFILTGIHGLEAQHIWISIPFCAVYATALLGNCAILFIIKTEPSLHAPMYYFLSMLAINDINLSLTTLPTMLSVFLYNASEIYFDTCLTQMFFLHTFSLMESSVLLAMAFDRFIAICNPLRYASILTNPVIAKIGVVIVVRVTALEIPLVSLLKRLPFCKTNLLSHSFCFYPDVMKFACADTRLNSVYGLFTILSTAGIDSVCIIFSYLMIMKTVLGMASREGRLKALNTCVSHICVVLIFYIPMIGLAVLHRFGNGVPLVIFFLMGNVYLLFPSVLNPIIYSIKTKQIQKAILKMFSAKQDNI, encoded by the coding sequence ATGGATTCTTTCAATAATACCAACCACAGCCCTGTGACCTTCATCCTGACTGGCATCCATGGGCTGGAAGCTCAGCACATCTGGATCTCCATCCCTTTCTGTGCTGTGTATGCTACTGCACTTCTGGGAAACTGCGCTATTCTATTTATTATAAAAACAGAACCGAGTCTCCACGCACCCATGTACTACTTCCTCTCCATGTTGGCAATAAACGACATAAACTTATCACTGACAACTTTACCCACAATGCTAAGCGTCTTTTTATATAACGCCAGTGAAATTTATTTTGATACCTGCCTGACCCAGATGTTCTTCCTTCACACCTTTTCACTGATGGAGTCCTCAGTGCTTTTGGCCATGGCCTTCGATAGATTTATCGCAATCTGTAACCCCCTGAGATATGCCTCCATCTTAACCAATCCCGTTATAGCCAAGATTGGGGTGGTCATTGTCGTGAGGGTAACAGCATTAGAAATCCCTTTAGTAAGTCTACTGAAAAGGCTGCCATTTTGTAAAACCAATCTGCTTTCTCATTCGTTCTGCTTCTATCCTGATGTGATGAAGTTTGCGTGCGCAGATACCAGACTCAATAGTGTCTATGGTTTATTTACAATTCTGTCCACCGCAGGAATTGACTCTGTGTGCATAATCTTTTCTTACCTGATGATTATGAAAACAGTCCTAGGTATGGCATCGCGGGAGGGACGTCTCAAGGCATTGAACACCTGCGTGTCCCATATCTGTGTTGTGTTAATCTTCTACATCCCCATGATTGGACTGGCTGTACTGCACAGGTTTGGGAATGGTGTTCCTCTGGTCATCTTCTTTCTAATGGGCAACGTCTACCTTCTGTTTCCATCTGTGCTGAACCCAATCATCTACAGCATAAAAACAAAGCAGATCCAGAAGGCAATACTCAAAATGTTCAGTGCAAAGCAGGATAATATTTAG